ACAGGGTGTAGCCGAGGAGGTTGAACACGGTGATCGAGATGGCGAACCTGCGCAGCGCCGTGATCACCTTTGGATCGTGACGTGGCGGATTAGGTGCTTTGGGAGCCATGTCGTCACTTCTCCTTCGCTTGGGAGCCGAGCTGGAGCGTGTGCCAGCCGGGGGTGAGCTGGAGATCCTGCCGCCGCTGCTGTCCGGTCCGGTCGCGCCAGCTCACCTGCACCCGCAGGGGACCGGTCACGTTCTGGCCGAGGCCGATGTGGACGGCGTGCGCGCGCTTGCCCGAGTGGCCGCTGCCGCCGTCCACCCGGCCGATGTAGCTACGCCCGGCGGGGGTGGTCACCGTCACCTGCGCGCCGATCACCGGCGACCCGGCGGCGGGCAGCGGTCCGGTGGCGGCGGCTGTGGTCGAGGTGGCGGCGGGTGTGTCGTGGACGAGCCGCAGCCCCAGGAAGGAGCCGGGCGACGTGCTGGTGTTCAGGTAGAAGATCGGCGCGTCGAACTGGCGGGCCACCGCGAAGTCGATCAGGCCGTCGCCGTTGGCGTCACCGGTCGCGATGCCGCGCGTGGGTATGGGCGCGTCCAGGCCGAGCTGCTCCGAAAGGTTGGCGTAGCGCCCGTCGGGCCCCTTGGAGAAGAAGGCGAGCGGCTGGCTGCCCGCGATGTCGCCGCCCTCGGTGACGTTGGGCCAGGACTTGGGGTTGCTGGTCACGCCGTCGTTGGAGGCCGCCAGCTCCTGCAGCGTCGGCCAGCGGTTGACGTCGCCCTTGATGAACCCGATCGCCTGGACGATCTCCAGCTCGCCGTTGTTGTCGAAGTCCTCGATCTTGGGGTCCCAGCCCCACCCGGACCAGGCGGTGCGCAGCTCGGCGCTCATGTCCTTCCAGGGCGCCTCGCCGTCGCGCAGCTTGGCCCGCAGCTCGGCGCGGTCCCTGGCGGTGGACAGGAAGTGGAAGTTGCTCTCCTGGATGCCGTAGGGCGTGGTGATGTTGCTGACGAAGAAGTCGTAGATGCCGTCGTGGTTGAAGTCGCCCGCGTCCGACCCCATGCCCTTGAAGGAGTCGTCGCCGAGCGTCTTGGACTTCGGGACGTCGGCGCCGCGGACCCCGCCGACGCGCGAGAATTCGATCTTCCCGGGCGACGAGGTGTTGTAGAGCAGGTGGTCGGCCCCGAAGTCGTTGTTCAGCAGCAGCTCCGGCAGCGCGTCCCCGTCGAGGTCCACCGAGGTCGCGCCGAGCTCCCAGCCCGTGGAGATCTCGCCGGGCAGCACGTTGTCGATCCTGGTGAACGCGCCCCCGCCGGTCCCGCGGAAGAAGTAGTTCCGGCCGCCGTTGACCGCCTTCGACAGCGAGTCGTTCATCTCCACGCCGCCGTCGACGCGGTGGTCGAGGATCGGGCTGCCGTCGGGGAAGTAGTTGCCGACGAAGATGTCCTGCCTGCCGTCACCGTCGAAGTCGGCGACGGTCGCCGCGTTGCTGTTCCACCGCTCTCCCGAGTAGGAGGAGCCGCCCGGGTTGGGCACGAGCTCGCTCGCCTCGAACGCCGCGGCGTCCAGCCGGGCCGCGGCCGGGCGCTGCAGGTGCAGGGTGGGCGTGCGGCCCCACCAGTAGACGAGCAGGTCGACGCGGCCGTCGTCGTCGTAGTCGCCGGGGACCGCCCCCATGGGCGCCATGGCCTCCCGCACCGGCAGCGCGCCGTAGGTCAGCGCGAACGGCTCGTACCGCGCCGGCCCGCCCGGCACCGGGGTGACGATCACCTGGTCGGTGCGGGGGTCGACGACGACCAGGTCGTCGTCCCTGCCGTTGCCGTCCAGGTCGTTCATCGCGATCGCGGCGCCCACCGAGGAGATCCACGCGTCGATGTGCTTGAAGGCCCGGTTCACCTTGCGTACGGTCTGCTGCGGGCTCCCGCCCGGCAGCGCGATGCTCATCGGCGTGAAGCCGTACGAGCGGGCCAGCTCCGTCCTGTTCGCCTCGGAGGCGAACGTCGGGCGGCTCACCACGAACATGGTGATCACCAGCACGAGGGCGACGACTCCAGCCGTCTGCCTGCGCAGCCATGCGGCTACCGTGGTCACGAGGCAACACCTCCATGGAAGACGAACGCGTCGGCGATCCGGCGCCGCCACACCTCGTAGGCGGGCGACGGGCCGGGTTCCGTCCCGGTGGGACGGGTCTCGCGGCTGATCTCGGCCGCGCGCTCCGCCGTGGTGTCGCAGAGCACCTGGGCGGCCGACTCGGTGTGCGGGAAGAGCAGGCCGGCGCGGATCCTGGCCTCGGCCCCGAAGGCGCTGCCCTGGGCGAGCTGGGGACGGTGGGCGCCGGCGCGGTCGCACAGCTCCCGCAGCTCGGACTCGTCGGCGCCGCCCGCGTAGGTGGCGGCCAGGCCGACGCCGCCGTAGAGGTCGGCGCGGCGCGCCTCGGGGAACCGCTCGACCAGCTGGACGACCTGATCCACGTCGGTGCCGCCGACGAACCACAGGGCCCGGCCGACGCCCTGGTCGACGGCGCGGGCGGCGTAGGCGTCCTGGCCCGCGGGCCAGGAGAAGCGGGTCTCGCGGGCCTGCTGATGCACGTACCGCTCGGTGTGGAAGTACGCCTGGTGGAAGCCGTACCCGTCGTGGACCAGCCACAGCAGCAGCGGGTCGAGCGACTCGCTCTTCGGCCACAGGAAGCGGGGCAGCCGGGCCATCGCCCAGCCGACTCCCACGTAGACCATGTAGTTGTGGCGGCCACCGCGTCCCCGCAGGAAGGCCTTCACCCGGCGCAGGCCGCTGAAGGTCATGCCGTCCAGGACGGCGAAGCCCATGCCCGCGCCCTCGTAGGCGAAGCCGCGGAACCTCGCGGGGACCTCCTCCAGCCGCTTCTCGGCCTCGGCCGGAGTGCGCGACTCCAGGGCGTGGGCGTAACCGGTGAGGAAGTACTCGCCGACCGTCTCCAGCAGCTGGGCGGACGCCGCGTCCTTCTCCCGGAAGCCGCGCTTCTTGAGTTTCGTCTCCCCTATGTCCGGCACGAGAATTCTGCGCCTCAATAACCGCAACGCGCTAGACAAATCAGCCTCCGCCGCTGATAGCCAACAATTCTTGTCTTATTCACGCATGTCACGCGGTTGCTCAACAACTTCGGCTTTGCTCAGCTGGGAGGCCCTTTTTGGGCAGGGCAAAGCGAAATACAGGTGCCTTTGGGGGTGTGGTGGGTGGTGGGACTAATTCACCTCTACGGCGAAATGGGCGCGCACCCGCCCCCGCCAGATCTCATACGCGGGAACCGGCCCGGAAACGCCGGGCTCGACCGCGGTGCCGTCGGCGAGCGCCACCGCGCCCGCCACGGACAACCCGGTGAGAGCCGTCCCCGCGGCCTCGGAGTGCGCCGGGACGAACCCCGAGTAGTGCCGCGCCTTCGTGGCGAAGACCGAGCCTTGGGCCAGCTCGGCGCGATGCTCCCCGGCCTCCTCGCGCAGCGCGGCGGCCGCGCCGCCCTCACCGCCCCCGGCGAACGTCGCGGCCAGCCCGACGCCGCTCCACAGGTCCGCCTGCCGGTGCGCGGCGAACGCCCGCACCGCCGCCGACACGTCGGCCACCCGGCCGCCGTGGATGAACCACAGCGCCCGCCCGACGCCCTGGTCGACCGCCCGAGGGAAGTAGCCCGCGTCCCCCTGCCACGGGTAGGCCGCGGGCACGCGCTGCTCGCCGACCCAGCGCGGGGTGTGGAAGTAGGCCAGGTCGAAGCCGTACCCGTCCACCGCGAGCCAGCTCATCGTGGGGTGGTAGGGCGTGCCGCCCAGGTCGGGCAGCACCTTCTTCCACAGCGGCCTGGGCAGGCGGGCCATGGCGAAGCCGATGCCGATGTAGGCCAGGAAGATGTGTGGCTGGCCGGGCCCCATGAGCAGCTCGCGGGTGCGGCGCCCGCGCCCGCCGGCCATGGCGTCGAGCACGGTGAAGGCCATCGTCGCGCCCTCGTAGGCGAAGCCCCGCAGCTCGGTGTCCACCAGGGCCAGCCTGCGCTCGACCTCCCACTGGTCGCGGGCGTCGATCCCCCACTCGAAGCCGCACACCACGGCCTGCGGGATCGCCTCCAGTCGTTCGGTCAGCGCGGACGGGGCCGTCGGGAAACCGCGCCCGGCGAACGTCACGTCGGCCAGGGACGGTGCCAGCACGAGCCGGCGAAGGGAACCGAGAGCTGTGGACATCCGAACTCCGCTCAAGACCAGGCTGATGACGAGGACCAGACCGCCAGACCGCCAGACCGCCAGACCGCCAGACCGCCCGGCCGCCCGGTCGCCGGTCGTCGCGATCGTGCGGGAGCGGCTCGCGGACGTGACCGGGCGATTCCGCCCGCCGACCGGTGTGATGACCGGGCGATCCCGGTCGCCGGTCGTCGTGATCGTGCGGGAGCGGCTCGCGGACGTGATCGGGCGATTCCGCCCGCCGACCGGTGTGATGACCGGGCGATCCCGGTCGCCGGTCGTCGTGATCGTGCGGGAGCGGCCCGTGGACGTGATCGGGCGATTCCGCCCGCCGACCGGTGTGATGACCGGGCGATCCCGCTCGCCGGTCGTCGTGATCGTGCGGGAGCGGCCCGTGGACGTGACCGGACGGATCAGACCAGGCCGACGGCGCGCGCCTCTCCGGCCGGGTCACCCGCCGGACGATCGCCGCGGCGATCGCCTCCGGCTCCTCCGCGGTCGCGCGCCCCCGGACCACGACGAGTTCCATGCTCCGACCCTCGCCCGCGCTCGTGGGCCCGCGCAACTCCGTGCATGCCCGATCACGACTCCGCCTGGTCGTCGAACTCCAGCACCAGCGGCAGGTCGGCGCGCCGGCTGATGTTCAGCTTCCGGTACGTGCGGGTCAGGTGCTGCTCGACCGTGCTGATCGTGATGTAGAGCTTGGCCGCGATCTCGCGGTTGGCGTAGCCCGCCGCCGCCAGCGCCGCCACCCGGCGCTCGGCGCCGCTCAGCACGCCGAGCAGCTCGCCGGACAGCGGCACGGGCATGGCCTCGGCGTTCGTGGCCCGGCTCAGCACGCCGGCCATGGGCTCGGCCCTGCACTCCCAGGCCGCCGCCTGCGCCCGGCCCGCGACCGTCCTGGCCCGCCGGTACTCGCCCACCGCGTCGTAGGCCTCGACGAGGTCGAACAGCGCCCTGGCCAGCTCGTACTTGTCCCCGGCGAGCTGCAGGAACTCGGTGGCCTGGCGCAGCAGCGCCGGGCGGCGCGCCGGGTCGGAGATGGCGGCCTTCAGCCGCATGCCGATGCCCCGCCCCCGGTACGCGTCCGGGCCGCAGGCGTCCAGATGGGCCACGATGAGCTGCCTGGCCTCCTTGATCCGGCCCATCCGCAGGCACGCCTCCCCGGCGTCGGCCTGCCACGGGATCAGCGCCGGGTTGTCCAGACCCCAGGCGGCCATCAGCTCGCCGCAGCGCAGGAAGTCGTGCATCGCCAGTGCGAACGACTCCTCGGCCATGTGGTGGCGGCCTCGCGCGTAGAGGTAGTGCAGGCCGTACCGGGTCTGGAACATCGCCTCGTCCACCGGCCGGTCCAGCGGCTCGCGCACGGCCTCGTGCCGTCCCATCGCGGTCAGCGCGATGATCAGGCTGGCCAGCGGGCCGCCGATGGCCACGCCCCAGCTGCTCATCGGGATCGTGTCGAGGGCGACGCGGGCGTGCTGCTCGGCGGCGGGCATGTCGCCCTGCCGGATCGCGATCTCCGCGCGGATGGCCGCCAGCCGGGCCAGCCGGCTGGGCGCCCGCCGGGTCGACGCCTCGGCGCTGAACACGTCGCACAGCGGGGCCGCCCGCTCGCACCGCCCCGCGTACGTGAGGGCCAGCAGGGAGTTCTCCACCACGTCCAGGGACATCTCGTCGAGCCTGGCGTTCTCCAGGATGCGCTCGACGGCGTCGAGGCTGGGCTCGCGCGGCCCCCGCGTGAGCACCTCCGCCAGCGCGAGCGTGGCCTCCAGCCGCCTGCTGACCGCGACCGACACCATGGAGGCCAGGATGTGCTCCCTGGGCCGGTTCCCGGCGTGGGCCATCAGCGGCGGGTGGGTGACGCGGAGCCAGAGCTGGGCCACGACCAGCTCGGCGATCGTCTCGTGGTCGGAGGCCTCCCGGTTGAGCCGCTCCAGCACGTCGCGGGCGTCCTCGAAGCGGCCGTGCCACAGCAGCGCCCGTGCCAGCACGACCGCGTCGGTGCCGCCCAGGCTGCCCCGCCGCATGGCCTCGGTGAGCTGGTCCAGGTGCCCGGTGGAGGCGGCGGGGTTGATCCGCCACTCCGCCCGCACGAGCATCGTCATGATCTTCGTACGGCGCCGCTCGTCCGCGCACTCGCGCCAGGCCATCTTGAGATAGGCCACCGCCGACTCGACCTCGCCCCTGCGCAGCGCGGTCCGCGCGGCCTCCTCCAGCGTGGGCACCACCCAGGGCGCCTCCACCTTGGTGGCCTGCAGGAGCCAGTCGGCCACCACCCGGGGCGACATGCCCCTGGCGTAGGCCAGCTCGGCCGCGCGGCGGTACAGCTCCCTGCGCTCCGGCAGGTCCATCCCGGCCAGGACGGCCGACCGCACGGCCTCGTGCCGGTACCCGCCCGCGGTCAGCAGCCCCGCCGCGCCGATCGTGATCAGCTCCCTGCTGACGTCCACGGCCGGGAGCTCCAGCATGTCCTCAAGCCCGTCGGGCCCGCCGAGGACGGCCAGGCCGTGCGCCACCCGCATCGTCCGCGGGTAGCCGCGCCGGAGGCTCTCCTGGACCGCCCGCACGAACCGGTCGCCGATGACGACCTCGCGGGGAGGCTCCTCCGCGTTGCGCAGGAACTGCCGGTAGTCCGCGGCCAGCTCACCGGCGAGCAGCGGGTTGCCGCCGCTGATCGCGTACCAGTCCTCGGCGAAACGCTCGGCCGCCCCGAGCCCCACCTGCGCGGCCACCAGCGCCGCCACGCCCTTGCGCGACAGCGGCGCGAGCCGCAGGCGGCGGCAGTGCGGCAGGCGCAGCAGGTCCGTCTCGAAGTGGTCGTCGGTGTCGTACCGGTCGTCGTGCGCGAACACGGCCACGACGCGGGCGTTGCGGACCCGCCGCGCCAGGTAGGACAGGCACAGCAGCGAGGTCCGGTCGGCGTGGTGCACGTCATCGACCACGATCACCAGCGGATAGCGCTCGGACAGCCGCAGCAGCACCGTGACCAGCGAGTGCACGACCTGCGCGTCGATCGGCTCGGCACCGGCGCGCACGGCCGTCGCGGCCCGCACGCCCTCCTCCAGCGTGTCGCGCTCCTCCTGCGCCAGCGGGGCGTCCTGGATGAGCTGGCGCAGCACGCCGAGTTGCAGATGCCGCTCCGCCCGCGACCCGGTGGCGGTCACCGACAGCGCGCCCAGCTCGACGGCCTGCTCGGAAAGGGTGCGCAGCAGCGCGCTCTTCCCCGTCCCGACCGGTCCGCCGACCAGCGCGACCCTTCCCCGGCCGAGGATGGCGTTGGCGACGAGCGACTCGAGACAGGAGGTCTCCTTCTGCCGTTCGATGAGGGCCATGGTCGTTCTCCTGATCGGTGACCGTGTGGCACTCACGCTAGGCCGGGGCGGTATTCGCCACCTATCGTCGCGCTGTCGGTCTCCGGCTCCCGCCCGTGGCCGGGCGGCGTCCCGCCTCCCGCGGGGAGCGCGGCGGCGGACCCGCGCGCGGCGGCCCTGGCCACGGCCGAGCCGACGGCCGCCAGCGCAGCGCCGGCGATGTCGTCCTCCACCCCGACTCCCCAGACTGTGCCGCCGCCGCCGCCGTCGCCGTCGCCGCCGTTCAGCTCGCACTCCGCGTAGACGGCCACCCGGCCGCCGGGCGCCCGCGCCGCCTCGTCGACGTGGTGCACCACCCGGATCCGGACGTCACCGCGGTGGAAGGCCGCCCGCAGCGCGGCGACCGCCCGCGTCCAGCCCGGCCCGTCGTCGTGGGCGTGGCCGTCGATGTGGAGCGTGACCACCGCGCCCGGCACGTCGAAGGGCGGCGCGGCGCGGCGGAGGTACTCCTCCTCGAACACCTCCCTGATCCGCTCCGGCGCGATCTCCCCCCGGCCGCCCTCGGTCAGCGCCTGGACGGCCTGGGCGAACTCGATCTGCAGCCCCCTGGGCAGGTCGAACCCGTACCGGCTGCTCAGCAGGTAGGCCGGGCCCGCCTTGCCCGACTGGCTGGTGACCCGCACCACCGCCTCGTAGGTCCGCCCGATGTCGTGCGGGTCCACCGGCAGGTACGGCACCTCCCACGGCAGCAGCGCGTGGTCGGTCCCGGTGCGGGCCGCCTCCCGGTCCATGGCGTCGAACGCCTTCTTGATCGCGTCCTGGTGGCCCCCGGAGAACGCGGTGAAGACCAGGTCGCCCCCGTAGGGATGCCGTGGCGGGACCGGCAGCCCGGTGCACTCCTCGACGACGCGGCGGACCCGGTCGAGGTCGGTGAAGTCGATGCCGGGGTCGATGCCCTGGGCGGCCAGGTTCAGTCCCAGCGTGACCAGGCAGACGTTGCCCGCCCGCTCCCCGTTGCCGAACAGGCAGCCCTCGATCCGTTCGGCGCCCGCCAGCACCGCCAGCTCCGCCGCCGCCACCCCGGTGCCGCGGTCGTTGTGCGGGTGCACCGACAGGCACAGGTGCTGCCGGCGGGACAGGTTGCGGTGCATCCACTCGATCTGGTCGGCGAAGACGTTGGGCGTCGAGCGCTCGACCGTGGTGGGGAGGTTCAGGATGATCGGCCGGTCGGGCCCCGGCTGCCAGACGTCCATGACGGCCTCGCAGAGCTCCAGGGAGAAGTCGGGCTCGGTGTCCTGGAAGTGCTCGGGGGAGTACTGGAAGCGCAGGTCACAGCCGTCCAGCAGCCTGCCGGCGTGCTCGACGACCAGGCGGGCGCCGCGGACGGCCAGGTTCCTGCACTCGTCGCGGTCCATCCCGAACACCAGCCGGCGCATGACGGGCGAGGTCGCGCTGTAGAGGTGCAGCAGGGCCCGGGGCGCGCCGCGCAGGCTCGCCACCGTCCGCTCGATCAGCTCGTCGCGGGCCTGTGTCAGCACCGAGACGCACACGTCGTCGGGGATGCGCTCCCGCTCGATGAGGAGCCGGACGAAGTCGTGGTCGTCCCGGCTGGCGGCCGGGAAGCCGATCTCGATCTCCTTGTAGCCCATGGCGACCAGCAGGTCGAAGAACACCAGCTTGCGATCGAGATCCATCGGCCTGGGCATGGACTGGTTGCCGTCGCGCAGGTCCGTGGACAACCAGCGCGGTGGCGCGCCGACAGTGGCACCCGGCCATCGGCGGTCGTCGAGCGGCACCAGAGGAAAGGCCGGATAGCGGCTGATCTTCATGGCGGACCTCACTTGTCTGCACTTGTCTGCGCGCGGGACCTCTGGTTGGGCGGGCCGAACCTGGCACGCCGAACCCCTGGTCGAGCGGGCCGAGCCAGGCACGCCGGCCCTCTGGTCGAGCGGGCCGAGCTCGGCGCGCGGGACCCCCGGTCGAGCGAGCCGGAACAGGCGCGCGGAGCCTCTAGCTGAGCGAACCGAAATAGGCGGAGAACGAGTGCGGCGAGAGGAGCACGAGGATGTTGCCCACGGCGGTCTCGTCGAGTACGCGGAACGTGACAACTATTTCGGGATAGGCGGCTCTCAGCCCGAGGCCGACGAAATAGGGGTCGGTGCCGAATACGATCCGGTACATCCCGCGGTCGAGCTTGCGGTCGCACCACTGGTTCACCGCTCCGTCATGGTCGGTCTGCGCCTCGGCGTCGAGCGTCCATCGTCCGTCGTCGGTGTGTTCGAGGCGTACGTGGAGGCTGGCAGCCCCCCGGCCGTAAACGGTGTCCTGTGCCTGTACCGCGATACCCATCTCACCTCACCTGACACGATCGTCTGCAGGGGCGTGGCCACCCGGGTGACCATGCCCCTCGCTCGTGTCACCCGGGCTTGTACGTCAGCCTCCCGCTCTTTTCTATCTATGGGCCTTCGGCCCGCTATCGGCCTGCTACCGCCGCCTGATAGGGGCCCGACAGCCGCTATTCCCGGCCTTTCCGGCCGTTGGCGAGGTCCGGGTGCGCGGTGTTTGACGTGCGCTGATGGTGGACGAAAAGAATCGCGATACTAGGTCAATTGCGCACCGTGTGAGCATCCTTGGCGAGCGGGCAAAACAAAGCCGCCGACGCCCACACGGAGGTAGATCGAATGAACGCCAGCCTCATCCGTAAGACGGCTCACATCCGTATCTCCATCACCATTGCACTCAGCGCGGTCCTGGGCGTGTGCGTCGCCGCCACCCTGCCTTCCGCCGCCCACGCGACCACCGTCGCGCAGAGTGCGCGGCAGCCGGCCCCGCTCGCCGTCCACGACTTCCCCTGGGGATATCAGGGCGACTTCCCCTGGGGGTCTCACGTGTCCCTCGCGCCCCCCGCGCACCTCGCGGACTTTCCCTGGAGCTGACTGCTGTGAACTGACGGCTCACACGTCTCACGACACCCGGCCGATCGGAATCTGGTCAGTGATCCACTGGCGATGTAGTCTCCATATGAACCGCGACAGAACGTCATCAAACTAGACAGAACGCCGCAGGGGGTCAGCGCAAATCCCGGCCTTCACCATGGCATTCACGCCCCGAACGCTGCCTATCAGAGCTGCCTATCAGAAGAGAGATTCTTGACCACGGGCAATGATTTCTGCGAGGAGATGCTTGTGGAGTTTCGTGTACTGGGCGCACTTGAGGTCACCGCGAGTGGACGACAACTCGATCTCGGCGGATCGCGGCAGCAGATCGTCCTCGCCGTCCTGATCCTGAATGCCAATCACTCGGTCACGCTGGACCGCCTCGTGGAGGCGATCTACGACGACGACCCGCCCGCCACGTCCCGGGCACAGGTACAGATATGCATCTCCGCGCTGCGACGTCTGTTCAGCGCGCACGGCCACCCCGAGATGATCGTCACGACCCGGCAGGGCTACGTGTTGCGCGTCCCGGCCGACGCGATCGACGCGCGCCGCTTCGAGAGCCTGGTGAGCCGGGCGCGCAAGGCCAGGAACGGCCGCTGCTACCAGGAGGCCATCCAGCACTACCGCGACGCCCTCGCCCTGTGGCGCGGCCCCGCCCTCGAGGGCATCGAGAGCAGGCTCGTGCGGTCCCTCGCGAGCTGGGCCGCCGAGCAGCGGATCACCGCGAACGAGGACTGCGTCCAGCTCGAACTCGACCTCGGCCGCCACCACGAGCTGGTCGGCGAGCTGGTCAGGCTGGTACGGGAACACCCGCTGCGCGAAGGGCTCATCGGGCAGCTCATGCTGGCGCTGTACCGTTCGGGCCGGCAGGCGGAGGCGCTCCAGGCGTACCGCGACGCGCGGCAGCTCATCGTCGAAGAGCTGGGGATCGAGCCCAACGAGCGGCTGCAGCAGCTCGAAGCCGCGATCCTCACCTCCGAGGAACTCCTCGACCCGCACCCGCCGCCCGCGGAGGTGCCGGTCGAGTCACGCGCCCGCGCGCCGTCGGTGCCGGGCATGCTCCCCGCCGACATCGCCGACTTCATCGGCCGCCAGGAGCAGATCGACGTCATCAGGCGGCGGCTGACCGTACCGCTGGACGGAGCGGGCCGCTTCGCCGTACCCATCGTCACCGTCGCCGGCCGGGCGGGCATCGGCAAGACCACCGTCGCCGTCCACGCCGCGCACAGCATCGCCTCCCACTTCCCCGACGGGCAGCTCTACGCCGACCTGCACGGCGGCGTCTCCCGCCCGGTGAACCCCATGCAGGTGCTCGACCGTTTCCTGCGGGCCTTCGGCGTATCGGGAACGGCGCTGCCGGAGACCCTGGCCGAGCGGGCGGAGATGTACCGCATGCTGCTGGCCGACCGCAGGGTGCTGATCGTCCTCGACGACGCGGCCTCCGAGAGCCAGGTGCTGCCGCTCCTGCCGGGCAACCCGACCTCCGCCGTCATCGCCACCAGCCGAGGGCGCCTGGGCGGCCTGGCCGGCGCGACCACCGTCGACGTCGATCTCTTCGACTCCGCCCAGTCGATCGAGATGCTCTCCCGCATCGCCGGCGCCGAACGCGTACGGTCCGAGCCGGAGTCCGCCGCCGCGCTCGCCGAGCTGTGCTGCTACCTCCCGCTGGCCCTGCGCATCGCGGGAGCGCGCCTGGCCGCGCGCCCCCACTGGACCGTGGAACAGCTGGTGGACCGGCTCGCCGACGAGGCCCGCAGGCTCGACGAGCTCAAACACGGAGGCATGGGCATCAGGGCCAGCCTCGCGCTCACGTACGAGGGCATCAGCGAGCAGGCCCGCTGCCTGTTCCGCCGCCTGGCGATACTCCACTCGCACATCTTCTCCGCCTGGACCGGCACCGCCCTGCTGGACCAGCCGCTCGCCGACGCGCAGGACCTCCTCGACGACCTGGCCGACGCCCAGCTCGTCGAGGTCGTGGGCACCGGCAGGAACGTCGGCGTGCAGTACCGCTTCCACGACCTCATCCGCGTGTACGCCCGTGAGCGCCTGGCCGAGGAGGAACCGCCCGCCGAGCGCACCGCCGCGCTCGCCCGCGTGCTGCGCTCGCTGCACTGCCTGACCCAGGCGGCGCGCAACCGCGAGTACGGCCCGCCCGGCGGACCCCACCTGCTGTCCGAGATCAAGTCGCCGCTCCCGGCCGAACTGGTCGAACGGCTGGTCGCCGAGCCGATCGCCTGGTTCGAACGGGAACGCCCCGTCCTGCTGGCCGGCATCCGCCAGGCGGCGCAGGCGGGGTTCGCGGAGCTGTGCTGGCGCATGGCGATGAACGCGGAGGCGTTCTTCGAGCTCCGCGTCTACCTGGACGACTGGCGCGAGACCAACGAGATAGCGCTGGAGGCCGCACGCAACGGCGGCGACGAGCGCGGCCAGGCCGAGATGCTGTGCGTGCGGGGCGCGCTGGCCCAGACCGAGCAGCGCTTCGACGACGCGCGACGCGACTACATGGCCGCCCTTCCCCTCTTCGAGAAGACCGGCGACGTGCTCCAGGTCGCCCGCTCCCGGCGCAACCTGGCCTTCCTCGAACGCATGAACGGCCAGCTCGAAGCCGCCGCCGGCCACCTGAGGCAGGCGCTGGCCATCTTCGTCGAGATAGGCGACCAGATCTCGGCCGCGCACACGCTGGACAACCTCGCCGCGGTCCGCGCCGAGTGCGGCGACATCGACGACGCCAAGATCATGCTGGCCGAGGCGCTGGTCCGAGGCAAGAGCGGCGGCAGCAGGCGGGTGATCTCCCAGGTCCTGCACCGGATGGGACGCGTGCACCTGCAAGCGGAGGAGTTCGCCCTCGCCGCAGGCGCCTTCGAGGAGGCGCTGACCCTCGTCGAGGAGATGGGCGACGGCATCGGCGAGT
This region of Streptosporangium sp. NBC_01495 genomic DNA includes:
- a CDS encoding AfsR/SARP family transcriptional regulator, translated to MEFRVLGALEVTASGRQLDLGGSRQQIVLAVLILNANHSVTLDRLVEAIYDDDPPATSRAQVQICISALRRLFSAHGHPEMIVTTRQGYVLRVPADAIDARRFESLVSRARKARNGRCYQEAIQHYRDALALWRGPALEGIESRLVRSLASWAAEQRITANEDCVQLELDLGRHHELVGELVRLVREHPLREGLIGQLMLALYRSGRQAEALQAYRDARQLIVEELGIEPNERLQQLEAAILTSEELLDPHPPPAEVPVESRARAPSVPGMLPADIADFIGRQEQIDVIRRRLTVPLDGAGRFAVPIVTVAGRAGIGKTTVAVHAAHSIASHFPDGQLYADLHGGVSRPVNPMQVLDRFLRAFGVSGTALPETLAERAEMYRMLLADRRVLIVLDDAASESQVLPLLPGNPTSAVIATSRGRLGGLAGATTVDVDLFDSAQSIEMLSRIAGAERVRSEPESAAALAELCCYLPLALRIAGARLAARPHWTVEQLVDRLADEARRLDELKHGGMGIRASLALTYEGISEQARCLFRRLAILHSHIFSAWTGTALLDQPLADAQDLLDDLADAQLVEVVGTGRNVGVQYRFHDLIRVYARERLAEEEPPAERTAALARVLRSLHCLTQAARNREYGPPGGPHLLSEIKSPLPAELVERLVAEPIAWFERERPVLLAGIRQAAQAGFAELCWRMAMNAEAFFELRVYLDDWRETNEIALEAARNGGDERGQAEMLCVRGALAQTEQRFDDARRDYMAALPLFEKTGDVLQVARSRRNLAFLERMNGQLEAAAGHLRQALAIFVEIGDQISAAHTLDNLAAVRAECGDIDDAKIMLAEALVRGKSGGSRRVISQVLHRMGRVHLQAEEFALAAGAFEEALTLVEEMGDGIGESFALHGLGIAQLRRGKPAEAESLLRRALTTAESSQHRLAEAHALSGLGELAIVTEQFGDAVGRLRKAVTLFRQVRVPLSEAQTLIMLSEVLQALGDDSAADRALARVHELADEVDDWAGRSLRKHLESIGGHARAPLSRGAG
- a CDS encoding hydroxyisourate hydrolase: MGIAVQAQDTVYGRGAASLHVRLEHTDDGRWTLDAEAQTDHDGAVNQWCDRKLDRGMYRIVFGTDPYFVGLGLRAAYPEIVVTFRVLDETAVGNILVLLSPHSFSAYFGSLS
- a CDS encoding 2-isopropylmalate synthase — protein: MKISRYPAFPLVPLDDRRWPGATVGAPPRWLSTDLRDGNQSMPRPMDLDRKLVFFDLLVAMGYKEIEIGFPAASRDDHDFVRLLIERERIPDDVCVSVLTQARDELIERTVASLRGAPRALLHLYSATSPVMRRLVFGMDRDECRNLAVRGARLVVEHAGRLLDGCDLRFQYSPEHFQDTEPDFSLELCEAVMDVWQPGPDRPIILNLPTTVERSTPNVFADQIEWMHRNLSRRQHLCLSVHPHNDRGTGVAAAELAVLAGAERIEGCLFGNGERAGNVCLVTLGLNLAAQGIDPGIDFTDLDRVRRVVEECTGLPVPPRHPYGGDLVFTAFSGGHQDAIKKAFDAMDREAARTGTDHALLPWEVPYLPVDPHDIGRTYEAVVRVTSQSGKAGPAYLLSSRYGFDLPRGLQIEFAQAVQALTEGGRGEIAPERIREVFEEEYLRRAAPPFDVPGAVVTLHIDGHAHDDGPGWTRAVAALRAAFHRGDVRIRVVHHVDEAARAPGGRVAVYAECELNGGDGDGGGGGTVWGVGVEDDIAGAALAAVGSAVARAAARGSAAALPAGGGTPPGHGREPETDSATIGGEYRPGLA